The Akkermansia muciniphila genome contains a region encoding:
- a CDS encoding RHS repeat-associated core domain-containing protein, with the protein MVQSSGRTLRFSAATGKVVSMVSASGVETTAEDYSRQMKVNRHPSTGAIESIWSKSQGLLQAVPEGSKLTLEWYAPCQVSKNARGFAGTGTPYKTAVYELSSDQGVQVMNITEQREGMPVFRTQRRTEGNKVTTIQGEGDERTVRMVEKNVLPGGKWEMIESLRGINDETPASCTRTVKKYTDGGWLTISSTEGYNTSLAQTTLYTYNDQFRVSLEIKPDGGYTRYEYDDRGRVVLSAAPWAGGGERGTRTTYADLRFNDFRPATKTEVIIAEDGTETELGKRTYTYEDSPQVSRTVLTETALGSDQVHTSVEETYGEAVEYPYARGRRKMSQGINGVQRVYTYEAAAEYGAIHQVTETVQANGSIVPGQSTRNVEYIAENGTTRKEQYVHTGEGWSLIASEDYEYDDEQRLVKTTKGNGRTITTEWMCCGPLRETDEDGVVISYGYNTARQLVETIRAATETTPETITSYTKDAVGRTIATRRDVGPMTTVESTEYDDLGRVVSSTDILGRVTRTEYSEDRLTTTITTPSGATLVTQTHYDGTVVLEGGTGQREMETRLELTEEGILTTTLSKGVILSRNLENGFGQTIRQEQPNTKGGFVTTRNTYNEKGLLVHTQKEDLAPTVTVYNELGQAVRRTVLLDTLHSEDTSKNRISETSSCFRVREDGVYQVQASTTYNADGLPLTQTTENMVSQLNPLLENKSITTDVYGQQSVQWTEYTAPTKHTQFSRIPTSEITAESLVVDGFEISQTNHAGIHSSQQRSCTSIGMIFKQADVRGNVTTIETDLAGRTIKITDAEGNITVADYRPCCDAFSRITNTLGNTICYSYDIRGRKTAEYGTAVQPVCFAYDEADRMVTLTTFRADEENITTDPSNRTDGDTTAWLYDEATGLELKKTYADGSRISKTYDALNHLEALTKARGVVTTYTYAPLTGELVSVFHSDDTPGWEFTYNQLGQMTYVRDASGIREFSYDAYGRTQQDTSFGTVESCLQEEYDAFGRSAGGCLMVGTRTVQHSHLDYNSKGAMIGMNVEGLETPFIWEYDQTSGFLNHLTYPNGMVRNNAYHPKLNLVTAVGYRKGEEDELATCHEYDYDGLLRPIQRRDSWDSSTTPVVRDFTYNGRSELVKDRISRGGSFNYQYDNIGNRKTAQELEKEIAYESNPLNQYADITGGEEDFKPVYDADGNQTTIKTSTGIWEVSYDANDRPVVFTSQDGRTTITCGYDFRGRRFEKKVSVNEAVSSHSWFLYRSYLQVAELDLRHPEPVLVKSYLWDPTEPMATRILMMTCWQENEMKVKEHFYFMHDALKNVTCIFDGQQKQKTLYEYAPFGGLLTAKGDMAHENKFRFSCEFTDDELGLVYYNYRHLNSSDGRWINRDPILEKGGINLYRFVRNEITKKIDFLGLYTLINARKSTGYQRATAYRPFHAVKYSDNYEGEIGECPKCQCAFIWIHGYNVSLADAKKSFEAVEKSYKDAKGKCDVYGFAWNGNPGVIHFQEATIAARYVGKGAFSKFIRDLRSKCPKTKIHIGTHSLGAAVALKALANGEGVSGIGNVVLTNPAVDNESLEYGKEFGEAPKYSESITIAISQEDDVLEFLYSASSFDTALGENGPEHADRVPTNVHTNDYTNDFDDDHSAVYDPEKNQKYFEDVAEIIK; encoded by the coding sequence ATGGTCCAGAGTAGCGGGCGCACCCTGCGCTTCTCGGCAGCCACCGGAAAGGTCGTCTCCATGGTCTCCGCCTCCGGCGTGGAAACCACGGCGGAAGATTATTCCCGGCAGATGAAGGTGAACCGCCATCCTTCCACGGGAGCTATCGAGAGCATTTGGTCCAAGTCCCAGGGTCTGCTGCAGGCGGTTCCGGAAGGCAGCAAGCTTACCCTGGAATGGTATGCTCCCTGCCAGGTGAGCAAGAATGCGCGCGGCTTTGCCGGCACGGGAACTCCCTACAAGACGGCCGTCTATGAACTGAGCTCCGACCAGGGCGTGCAGGTGATGAACATCACCGAGCAGAGGGAAGGAATGCCTGTCTTCCGGACGCAGCGAAGAACGGAAGGCAACAAGGTGACGACCATTCAGGGAGAGGGAGACGAGCGCACCGTGCGCATGGTGGAGAAAAACGTTCTGCCTGGAGGCAAATGGGAAATGATTGAGAGCTTGCGCGGCATCAACGATGAAACGCCCGCCTCCTGTACCCGGACAGTGAAGAAGTACACCGACGGCGGCTGGCTGACCATCAGCAGCACCGAGGGATACAACACGTCTCTGGCCCAAACCACGCTCTATACCTATAACGACCAGTTCCGGGTGTCCCTGGAGATCAAGCCCGACGGCGGTTACACGCGCTACGAATATGATGACCGGGGCCGGGTGGTGCTCTCCGCTGCTCCCTGGGCCGGAGGCGGGGAGAGAGGGACGCGCACCACTTACGCCGACCTGCGCTTCAATGACTTCAGGCCTGCCACGAAAACCGAAGTAATTATTGCTGAGGATGGGACGGAAACGGAACTTGGCAAGCGCACTTACACGTATGAAGACAGCCCGCAAGTCAGCCGCACGGTCTTGACGGAAACCGCACTGGGCTCCGACCAGGTCCATACGAGTGTAGAAGAGACTTATGGGGAAGCTGTCGAATATCCCTACGCCCGGGGCAGGCGGAAGATGAGCCAGGGCATCAATGGCGTCCAGAGGGTCTACACCTATGAAGCAGCCGCGGAATACGGGGCCATTCACCAGGTGACGGAGACCGTGCAGGCCAACGGAAGCATCGTTCCCGGACAAAGCACCAGGAACGTAGAGTACATTGCTGAAAACGGCACCACCAGGAAAGAACAATACGTTCACACCGGAGAAGGCTGGTCGCTGATTGCCTCGGAGGACTATGAATACGACGATGAGCAGAGGCTCGTCAAGACGACGAAGGGCAACGGCAGAACCATAACGACGGAATGGATGTGCTGCGGTCCGCTCAGGGAAACCGATGAAGACGGGGTGGTGATCAGCTACGGCTACAACACGGCCAGGCAGCTGGTGGAAACTATTCGGGCAGCGACGGAAACCACGCCTGAAACGATTACCTCCTACACAAAGGATGCGGTGGGAAGGACGATTGCCACGCGCCGCGACGTGGGTCCCATGACGACGGTGGAGAGTACAGAGTACGACGATCTGGGACGAGTAGTTTCCTCTACGGATATACTTGGCCGAGTGACACGAACGGAATACAGCGAGGACCGCCTTACAACAACCATCACTACTCCTTCGGGAGCCACTCTGGTCACTCAAACCCATTACGACGGCACCGTCGTTCTGGAGGGAGGAACCGGCCAGCGAGAGATGGAGACCCGGCTGGAGCTGACAGAAGAAGGCATACTGACCACAACTTTGTCCAAAGGAGTCATTCTCTCACGCAATCTGGAAAACGGCTTTGGCCAAACCATCCGGCAGGAACAGCCCAATACGAAGGGGGGATTCGTAACAACCAGGAATACCTACAATGAGAAAGGACTGCTCGTACACACCCAAAAGGAAGATTTGGCACCCACTGTCACCGTCTACAATGAACTGGGGCAAGCCGTAAGACGAACTGTTCTATTGGACACTCTCCATTCGGAGGATACTTCAAAAAACAGGATATCGGAAACCTCATCCTGCTTCCGGGTTCGGGAGGACGGCGTCTACCAGGTGCAGGCTTCTACGACCTATAATGCCGACGGCCTCCCTCTCACCCAGACCACAGAGAATATGGTTTCTCAGCTCAATCCGCTGTTGGAAAACAAATCCATCACCACAGACGTCTACGGACAGCAGAGCGTGCAATGGACGGAGTATACTGCACCAACCAAGCACACTCAGTTCAGCCGGATTCCAACTTCGGAGATCACAGCTGAATCACTGGTGGTGGACGGTTTTGAGATCAGCCAGACGAACCATGCGGGCATTCATTCCTCGCAGCAACGTTCCTGCACCTCTATCGGAATGATCTTCAAGCAGGCCGATGTCAGAGGTAATGTCACTACCATCGAAACCGATCTAGCCGGACGAACCATTAAAATAACAGATGCAGAAGGTAATATTACTGTTGCCGACTATCGCCCTTGCTGTGATGCCTTCTCCCGCATCACTAATACCTTGGGGAATACTATTTGCTATTCTTACGACATCCGAGGCAGAAAGACAGCCGAGTACGGCACCGCCGTCCAGCCCGTATGCTTCGCCTACGATGAAGCCGACCGTATGGTTACCTTGACTACCTTCCGCGCAGATGAAGAGAATATCACAACCGATCCTTCCAACCGAACCGACGGAGACACCACCGCGTGGCTCTATGACGAAGCTACCGGGTTGGAATTGAAAAAGACCTATGCCGACGGCTCCCGCATCTCCAAAACCTACGACGCTCTCAACCATCTGGAGGCATTGACCAAAGCACGAGGCGTTGTGACAACATATACATATGCTCCTCTCACCGGAGAACTTGTCTCCGTCTTCCACAGTGATGATACGCCAGGATGGGAGTTCACCTACAACCAGCTTGGACAGATGACCTACGTCCGGGACGCCTCCGGCATCAGAGAATTTTCTTATGATGCCTATGGAAGAACGCAACAGGACACTTCCTTTGGAACCGTGGAAAGCTGCCTCCAGGAAGAATACGATGCCTTTGGACGTTCAGCCGGCGGCTGCCTGATGGTCGGAACACGCACCGTGCAACACTCCCACCTTGACTATAACTCCAAAGGTGCCATGATAGGAATGAATGTAGAAGGGCTGGAGACTCCCTTTATCTGGGAGTACGATCAAACCAGCGGCTTCCTCAACCATCTCACTTACCCCAACGGCATGGTCCGCAATAACGCATACCACCCCAAGCTCAACCTCGTAACCGCCGTCGGTTACAGGAAGGGAGAGGAGGATGAATTGGCAACCTGCCATGAATACGACTATGATGGTCTGCTGCGTCCCATTCAGCGACGAGACTCCTGGGATAGCAGTACTACTCCAGTGGTAAGAGATTTTACTTACAATGGGCGTAGCGAGCTGGTGAAAGACCGTATCAGCCGGGGAGGAAGCTTCAACTATCAATACGACAACATCGGCAACCGAAAGACCGCCCAGGAACTGGAGAAGGAAATAGCCTACGAATCCAACCCGCTCAACCAGTACGCGGATATTACCGGGGGAGAAGAAGATTTTAAGCCTGTCTACGATGCCGACGGCAACCAAACCACGATCAAGACCTCAACGGGCATCTGGGAAGTGTCCTACGATGCCAACGACCGCCCTGTCGTTTTTACCAGCCAGGATGGACGGACTACCATCACTTGCGGCTATGACTTCCGGGGACGGCGCTTTGAGAAGAAGGTCTCCGTCAATGAGGCAGTATCCAGCCATTCCTGGTTCCTGTACCGGAGCTATTTGCAGGTAGCCGAACTGGACTTGAGGCATCCTGAACCTGTGCTTGTAAAGAGCTATCTGTGGGATCCGACGGAACCCATGGCCACTCGCATCCTGATGATGACATGCTGGCAAGAAAACGAAATGAAAGTAAAAGAGCATTTCTACTTCATGCACGATGCATTGAAGAACGTCACCTGTATCTTCGACGGGCAGCAGAAGCAGAAAACACTCTACGAGTATGCACCTTTCGGAGGCCTGCTCACTGCTAAAGGGGACATGGCTCATGAAAACAAATTTAGGTTTTCCTGCGAGTTCACAGACGACGAACTGGGGCTTGTGTATTACAATTACCGCCATCTTAACTCCTCGGACGGCAGATGGATTAACCGTGATCCTATTTTAGAAAAGGGAGGGATTAACTTATATAGATTTGTTCGAAACGAGATTACTAAAAAAATTGATTTCTTGGGCCTGTATACACTAATTAATGCTCGTAAATCCACTGGATATCAGCGTGCCACCGCGTACAGGCCTTTCCACGCAGTTAAATATTCGGATAATTATGAAGGAGAAATAGGAGAATGTCCGAAATGTCAATGTGCATTTATATGGATACATGGATATAATGTTTCACTGGCAGACGCAAAGAAGAGTTTTGAAGCTGTTGAAAAATCTTATAAAGATGCTAAAGGAAAATGCGATGTATATGGATTTGCCTGGAATGGAAATCCAGGAGTTATTCATTTTCAGGAAGCGACTATAGCAGCCCGATATGTAGGCAAAGGTGCATTTTCTAAATTTATTCGTGACTTAAGATCGAAATGTCCCAAGACAAAAATTCATATAGGTACCCATAGTCTGGGTGCCGCTGTAGCCTTGAAAGCATTGGCAAATGGAGAAGGAGTAAGTGGAATAGGAAATGTTGTATTGACAAATCCTGCAGTTGATAATGAATCTTTGGAATATGGAAAAGAATTTGGAGAAGCTCCAAAATATTCAGAATCCATAACTATAGCAATTAGCCAAGAAGATGATGTTCTTGAATTTCTATATTCTGCGTCATCTTTTGATACTGCT